In one window of Comamonas testosteroni DNA:
- a CDS encoding replication-associated recombination protein A yields the protein MVTHINSHSPAVPHQPLAERLRPHTLAEVIGQQHVLGEGMPLRLAFESGRPHSCILWGPPGVGKTTIARLMADAFDAQFISISAVLGGVKDIREAVEQAQAARSGLLQQRTIVFVDEVHRFNKSQQDAFLPHVESGLFTFIGATTENPSFEVNSALLSRAAVYVLQSLTTDDLRQIVAKAQAIKAVPAIEDEALERLIAYADGDARRLLNTLETLSITAEQAGVESITDGWLLKVLGERMRRYDKGGEQFYDTISALHKSVRGSDPDAALYWFCRMLDGGADPRYLARRIVRMAWEDIGLADPRAMQMCNDAAATYERLGSPEGELALAQAVIYLAVAPKSNAGYMAYNKAKAFVKGDSTRPVPLHLRNAPTKLMKQLDYGRDYRYAHSEEGGFAAGERYLPDGMEDQGFYQPVARGLEIKIGQKLAELKALNDAARAADDEPAGL from the coding sequence ATGGTCACGCACATCAACTCCCATTCCCCAGCCGTTCCCCATCAGCCCCTGGCCGAGCGCCTGCGACCGCACACTCTGGCCGAAGTCATCGGCCAGCAGCATGTGTTGGGCGAGGGCATGCCGCTGCGCCTGGCCTTTGAGTCGGGTCGCCCGCATAGCTGCATACTCTGGGGCCCGCCGGGAGTGGGCAAGACCACGATTGCGCGCCTGATGGCCGATGCCTTTGATGCGCAGTTCATCTCCATCAGCGCCGTGCTGGGCGGCGTCAAGGACATCCGCGAGGCCGTGGAACAGGCGCAGGCGGCGCGAAGCGGACTGTTGCAGCAGCGCACCATTGTGTTTGTGGACGAGGTGCATCGCTTCAACAAAAGCCAGCAAGACGCCTTTTTGCCTCACGTGGAAAGCGGGCTGTTCACCTTCATCGGCGCGACCACGGAGAACCCGTCGTTCGAGGTCAACTCGGCCCTGCTGTCGCGGGCGGCCGTCTATGTGCTGCAAAGCCTGACGACTGACGATTTAAGGCAGATTGTGGCCAAAGCCCAGGCCATCAAAGCGGTTCCAGCGATTGAAGATGAAGCGCTGGAGCGCTTGATTGCCTATGCTGACGGCGATGCGCGCCGCTTGCTGAACACGCTGGAGACCCTGTCCATCACGGCCGAGCAGGCCGGAGTGGAAAGCATTACCGATGGCTGGCTGCTCAAGGTGCTGGGCGAGCGCATGCGCCGCTATGACAAGGGTGGCGAGCAGTTCTACGACACCATCAGCGCACTGCACAAATCCGTGCGCGGCTCGGACCCCGATGCGGCGCTTTACTGGTTTTGCCGCATGCTGGATGGCGGCGCCGACCCGCGCTATCTGGCGCGTCGCATCGTGCGCATGGCATGGGAAGACATAGGACTTGCCGACCCGCGTGCCATGCAGATGTGCAACGATGCCGCTGCGACTTATGAACGCCTGGGTAGCCCCGAGGGCGAGCTGGCGCTGGCCCAGGCCGTGATCTACCTGGCCGTCGCGCCCAAGAGCAATGCCGGCTACATGGCCTACAACAAGGCCAAGGCCTTTGTGAAGGGCGACTCTACAAGGCCTGTGCCGCTGCATCTGCGCAATGCACCTACCAAGCTGATGAAGCAGCTGGACTATGGGCGGGACTACCGCTATGCCCACAGCGAGGAGGGCGGCTTTGCGGCGGGCGAGCGCTATTTGCCTGATGGAATGGAAGATCAGGGCTTCTACCAGCCCGTGGCGCGCGGGCTGGAAATCAAGATCGGCCAGAAGCTGGCAGAACTCAAGGCGCTCAACGACGCCGCCCGTGCGGCAGATGACGAGCCGGCAGGCTTGTAA
- the trxB gene encoding thioredoxin-disulfide reductase, with translation MSSTKHAQVLILGSGPAGYTAAVYAARANLKPLLITGMAQGGQLMTTTEVDNWPADVMGVQGPELMQRFQEHAERFKTEIVFDHINQVDLSKRPFTLTGDSGVYTCDSLIIATGASAKYLGLPSEEAFMGRGVSACATCDGFFYREQPVCVIGGGNTAVEEALYLSNIASKVTLVHRRDKFKAEPILVDKLMDKVKEGKIELKTHFTLDEVLGDQSGVTGIRIKSTQDGHTEEVKLQGAFIAIGHHPNTDIFQGQLELENGYIITQGGLKGFATQTSVPGVFAAGDCQDHVYRQAITSAGTGCMAALDAERFLEQES, from the coding sequence ATGTCCTCTACCAAACACGCACAAGTTCTCATCCTCGGCTCCGGCCCTGCCGGCTATACCGCAGCCGTATATGCGGCCCGTGCCAACCTCAAGCCCCTGCTGATTACCGGCATGGCCCAGGGTGGCCAGTTGATGACCACCACCGAAGTGGACAACTGGCCTGCCGACGTCATGGGCGTGCAGGGCCCCGAGCTGATGCAGCGTTTTCAGGAGCATGCCGAGCGCTTCAAGACCGAGATCGTTTTCGACCACATCAACCAGGTTGACCTCTCCAAGCGCCCCTTCACCCTGACCGGCGACAGCGGCGTCTATACCTGCGACTCGCTGATCATCGCCACCGGCGCATCGGCCAAGTACCTGGGCCTGCCCTCCGAGGAAGCCTTCATGGGCCGTGGCGTCTCCGCCTGCGCCACCTGCGACGGCTTCTTCTATCGCGAGCAGCCCGTCTGCGTGATCGGCGGCGGCAACACGGCCGTGGAAGAAGCTCTCTACCTGTCCAACATCGCCAGCAAGGTCACCCTGGTGCACCGCCGCGACAAGTTCAAGGCCGAGCCCATCCTGGTGGACAAGCTGATGGACAAGGTCAAGGAAGGCAAGATCGAGCTCAAGACCCATTTCACCCTGGATGAAGTACTGGGCGACCAGAGCGGCGTGACCGGCATCCGCATCAAGAGCACGCAGGACGGCCACACCGAAGAGGTCAAGCTGCAAGGCGCTTTCATTGCCATCGGCCACCACCCCAACACCGACATCTTCCAGGGTCAGCTGGAGCTGGAAAACGGCTACATCATCACTCAGGGCGGTCTCAAGGGCTTTGCCACCCAGACCAGCGTGCCAGGCGTGTTTGCCGCTGGCGACTGCCAGGATCATGTCTACCGCCAGGCCATCACCAGCGCCGGCACCGGCTGCATGGCGGCCCTGGATGCCGAGCGCTTCCTGGAACAGGAATCCTGA
- a CDS encoding PLP-dependent aminotransferase family protein — MLTSSPSEPQPVDDAASDVLLPLYQRLAAHYSAAIELGSLKPGERMPSVRELMARHGISLSTALQVLRFLEAQGCLEARPRVGYFVCATRAGDIPLTSEPDLSQPLAPSAHAHFVGINEHISLLLERGRQAEVYMDIGGCTPPASLFDHHYLNKTVTRLLREHPTLLSQGRSLLANQGNHPLFQQAMARQALASGIRVAPVDVLATTGNSEAVSLALAAVASPGDVVAVESPTYYGLLQVVESLQLKTLEIPCSPRTGMSIEALELAFQTQPRLKAVVVVPDLQMPLGARMPDENKARLVALCAAHGAALIEDDSYGLFVEGLPVKPLKAWDSVSGHVVYCQAFNKSLAPGLRQGWMNGGQWHGRIQMLKFAQSRNTQTLGQLVVAEVLGSPTHQRSLEKLRQQLKRQREAMARLVARHFPLGTRMSLPSGGLCLWLEFPAQLSTSDLFTAALAGGIRIAPGSMFSNSGRYEHCMRLACTHPVNELMDRAMQDLGAMACRQLGQNPRS; from the coding sequence ATGCTGACTTCCTCCCCCTCCGAACCACAGCCTGTCGATGATGCGGCAAGCGATGTGCTGCTGCCGCTGTACCAACGGCTGGCCGCGCACTACAGCGCGGCCATAGAGCTGGGGAGCCTGAAGCCGGGGGAGCGCATGCCGTCGGTGCGCGAGCTGATGGCGCGGCATGGCATCAGCCTCTCGACGGCCTTGCAGGTGCTGCGCTTTCTGGAGGCGCAGGGCTGTCTGGAGGCCAGGCCCCGCGTGGGCTACTTTGTGTGCGCGACGAGGGCGGGTGATATCCCTCTGACCAGCGAGCCGGATCTGAGCCAGCCGCTGGCTCCCAGTGCGCACGCGCATTTCGTGGGTATCAACGAGCATATTTCTCTGCTGCTCGAGCGCGGCCGCCAGGCCGAGGTCTATATGGACATCGGTGGCTGCACGCCGCCGGCCTCCTTGTTCGATCATCACTATCTGAACAAGACCGTCACCAGGCTGCTGCGCGAGCATCCGACGCTGCTCTCACAAGGGCGTTCACTGCTGGCCAATCAGGGCAACCACCCGCTGTTTCAGCAGGCCATGGCCAGACAGGCGCTGGCCTCCGGTATCCGTGTCGCGCCTGTAGATGTGCTGGCAACCACAGGCAATTCGGAGGCAGTGAGTCTGGCGCTGGCTGCCGTGGCATCCCCCGGGGATGTGGTGGCCGTCGAATCGCCAACCTATTACGGCCTGCTGCAGGTGGTGGAGTCCTTGCAGCTGAAAACGCTGGAAATTCCCTGCAGTCCGCGCACCGGCATGTCCATCGAGGCGCTGGAGCTGGCCTTTCAGACCCAGCCGCGCCTGAAGGCCGTGGTGGTGGTGCCGGATCTGCAGATGCCGCTGGGCGCGCGCATGCCGGACGAGAACAAGGCCAGGCTGGTGGCCCTGTGCGCAGCCCATGGAGCGGCGCTGATCGAGGATGACTCCTACGGCCTGTTTGTCGAGGGGCTGCCGGTCAAGCCGCTCAAGGCCTGGGACAGTGTCTCCGGGCATGTGGTCTATTGCCAGGCTTTCAACAAAAGTCTGGCGCCGGGCCTGCGCCAGGGCTGGATGAATGGCGGCCAGTGGCATGGCCGCATCCAGATGCTGAAATTTGCGCAAAGCCGCAATACCCAGACGCTGGGGCAACTGGTCGTGGCCGAGGTGCTGGGCTCTCCCACTCATCAGCGCAGCCTGGAAAAGCTCAGGCAGCAGCTCAAGCGGCAGCGCGAGGCCATGGCCAGACTGGTGGCGCGCCATTTTCCACTGGGCACGCGAATGAGTCTGCCAAGCGGCGGCCTGTGTCTGTGGCTGGAGTTCCCGGCGCAGCTGTCCACGTCGGACTTGTTCACGGCAGCCCTGGCGGGCGGCATACGCATTGCGCCGGGCAGCATGTTCTCCAACTCCGGCCGGTATGAGCACTGCATGCGGCTGGCCTGCACCCATCCGGTCAACGAGCTCATGGACAGGGCGATGCAGGATCTGGGCGCTATGGCCTGCCGGCAGCTGGGACAGAATCCGCGCAGCTAG
- the brnQ gene encoding branched-chain amino acid transport system II carrier protein, which produces MKKLKTWDIFALGFMTFALFLGAGNIIFPPMVGLAAGENLLGASTGFLLTGVGLPLLGVVALARVGGGLDTLTSPIGRIAGLVLAVAIYLTIGPLFATPRTATVSFEMGLAPFVGNTPAMLLAFTIAYFVAVALLSLFPGKLMDNVGKIITPVLILALAVLGGSAVLAPVDGYSLSTEAYATQAAAFSEGFLQGYQTMDALASLIFGIVIVNAIKAAGVSDGKLHTRYCIYAGIIAATCLGLVYVSLMYLGATNSELATNATTGVQILTAFVQQTFGPAGLWLLAIVIMLACLTTGVGLITACSSFFSELTGISYRTMVIGLSVFSAAVANQGLAQLIAVAVPVLVGLYPVAIALIALSLLHRWNQPARVYIPVMAVSLIFGLFDAAKAAKLDALVPAWLDKLPGAALGMGWVTPVVGVLVIAGLLDFAIGNKQSAANATRA; this is translated from the coding sequence ATGAAAAAACTCAAGACCTGGGACATTTTTGCCCTCGGCTTCATGACCTTTGCCCTGTTCCTCGGGGCCGGCAACATCATCTTCCCGCCTATGGTGGGCCTGGCAGCCGGTGAAAACCTGCTCGGCGCCTCAACCGGCTTTTTGCTGACGGGTGTCGGTCTGCCCCTTCTCGGCGTCGTCGCTCTCGCACGCGTGGGTGGCGGTCTGGACACCTTGACCAGCCCCATCGGCCGAATTGCCGGTCTGGTGCTGGCCGTGGCCATCTATCTGACCATCGGCCCTCTGTTTGCAACGCCGCGCACGGCCACCGTATCCTTCGAGATGGGACTGGCTCCCTTTGTCGGTAACACGCCCGCCATGCTGCTGGCCTTCACCATCGCTTACTTTGTGGCGGTGGCGCTGCTGTCGCTCTTCCCCGGCAAGCTCATGGACAACGTGGGCAAGATCATCACGCCCGTGCTGATTCTGGCTCTTGCCGTGCTCGGCGGCTCCGCCGTGCTGGCTCCTGTGGATGGCTACAGTCTCAGCACCGAGGCCTATGCCACGCAGGCGGCCGCCTTCTCCGAAGGCTTTCTGCAGGGCTATCAGACCATGGACGCCCTGGCCTCGCTGATCTTCGGTATCGTCATCGTCAACGCGATCAAGGCGGCTGGAGTGAGCGACGGCAAGCTGCACACCCGCTACTGCATCTACGCCGGCATCATTGCCGCGACCTGCCTGGGCCTGGTCTATGTCTCGCTGATGTACCTGGGTGCCACCAACAGCGAACTGGCTACCAACGCCACCACCGGCGTGCAGATCCTCACGGCCTTTGTACAGCAGACCTTTGGCCCCGCTGGCCTGTGGCTGCTGGCCATCGTCATCATGCTGGCCTGCCTGACCACCGGCGTGGGCCTGATTACCGCTTGCAGCAGCTTCTTCAGCGAGCTGACCGGCATCTCCTACCGCACCATGGTCATCGGCCTGTCAGTCTTCAGTGCAGCCGTGGCCAACCAGGGCCTGGCCCAGCTGATTGCCGTCGCCGTGCCAGTGCTCGTGGGGCTGTACCCCGTGGCCATCGCCCTGATCGCTCTGAGCCTGCTGCACCGCTGGAATCAGCCGGCGCGCGTCTACATTCCCGTAATGGCCGTCTCCCTGATCTTTGGCCTGTTTGACGCTGCCAAGGCCGCCAAGCTTGATGCACTGGTGCCCGCCTGGTTGGACAAACTGCCCGGCGCCGCCCTGGGCATGGGCTGGGTCACCCCCGTGGTCGGCGTGCTGGTGATTGCAGGCCTGCTGGACTTCGCCATCGGCAACAAGCAAAGTGCCGCAAACGCCACACGCGCCTGA
- the lolA gene encoding outer membrane lipoprotein chaperone LolA: protein MKRLLTAILIAGSAGAAMADGLKSLESFMKTVQAGKADFTQSVTSPPKSGQEARTKVSSGSFEFQRPGKFRFNYTKPFEQLIVADGKTLWLYDADLNQVTERAQAQVLGSTPAAILTSATDLKALKADFELGNQPDADGLEWVLASPRQKGGQLKSVRIGFTPEGKLAALDIEDSFGQRSLMQFKGLQTQASLPASTFHFTVPKGADVLKQ, encoded by the coding sequence ATGAAACGTCTTTTGACTGCAATTTTGATCGCCGGCAGCGCAGGTGCTGCAATGGCCGATGGCCTGAAAAGCCTTGAGTCCTTCATGAAGACCGTGCAGGCCGGCAAGGCGGATTTCACCCAGTCCGTGACCTCGCCGCCCAAGTCCGGGCAGGAGGCGCGTACCAAGGTCTCCAGCGGCAGCTTCGAGTTCCAGCGGCCCGGCAAGTTCCGTTTCAACTACACCAAGCCTTTCGAGCAGCTCATCGTGGCTGACGGCAAGACGCTATGGCTGTACGACGCCGACCTGAATCAGGTGACGGAGCGTGCCCAGGCCCAGGTGCTGGGCAGCACACCGGCGGCCATCCTGACATCGGCCACCGACCTCAAGGCCTTGAAGGCCGATTTCGAGCTGGGCAACCAGCCTGACGCCGACGGTCTGGAATGGGTGCTGGCCAGTCCCAGGCAGAAAGGCGGCCAGCTCAAGAGCGTGCGCATAGGCTTCACCCCCGAGGGCAAGCTGGCGGCTCTGGATATCGAGGACAGCTTTGGCCAGCGCTCGCTGATGCAGTTCAAGGGCCTGCAAACCCAGGCTTCGCTGCCGGCATCGACCTTCCACTTCACGGTGCCCAAGGGGGCTGACGTGCTCAAGCAGTAA
- the rpmG gene encoding 50S ribosomal protein L33, producing the protein MAAKGGREKIKLASTAGTGHFYTTTKNKKTMPEKMSIIKFDPKARKHVEYKETKLK; encoded by the coding sequence ATGGCTGCTAAAGGCGGACGCGAAAAGATCAAGCTGGCTTCCACTGCTGGTACCGGTCACTTCTACACAACGACCAAGAACAAGAAGACGATGCCTGAAAAGATGTCGATCATCAAGTTCGACCCCAAGGCTCGCAAGCACGTCGAGTACAAGGAAACCAAGCTGAAGTAA
- a CDS encoding DNA translocase FtsK, which translates to MTYTLNASNASSSSKSKSRAAAPRYGVIRFSQEVLLLIGLLALVFWLMAMFTYSPQDAAWSTSGAGQRPFVHNWMGRVGAWLADACYFGFGMSIWWLVLAAVQTWVTSLVRWMRGGVNKDGSPLALMPLWRRRFLFWGGLAILMIASCALEWTRLYRFENLLPGPAGGVFGYMMGFNALKWLGFAGSGLIGICLFVLGAAMVFGFSWGTLAEGLGARLDGMVQFGRERREIAKDVSVGKRAAREREEVVFDRTDGAIAAPAHQPVQIIEPVLQETSQPSARVVKERQKPLFTDHPDSKLPQVDLLDQAQQRQELVSAETLEMTSRLIEKRLKDFGVDVRVVAAMPGPVITRYEIEPATGVKGSQIVNLAKDLARSLSLVSIRVIETIPGKNYMALELPNAKRQSIRLSEVLGSQVYHDAKSLLTMGLGKDIVGNPVVADLAKMPHVLVAGTTGSGKSVGINAMILSLLYKAEARDVRLLMIDPKMLEMSVYEGIPHLLCPVVTDMKQAANGLNWCVAEMERRYKLMSKLGVRNLAGYNSKIDEAKAREESIPNPFSLTPEEPEPLQRLPHIVIVIDELADLMMVVGKKIEELIARLAQKARAAGIHLILATQRPSVDVITGLIKANIPTRIAFQVSSKIDSRTVLDQMGAETLLGMGDMLYMASGTGLPIRVHGAFVSDDEVHRVVSYLKEQGDPDYIEGILEGGAVDGEGGDEDGEGGGEKDELYDQAVEIVLKDRKASISYVQRKLRIGYNRSANLLEQMEKAGLVSSLTSSGQRDVLVPARSE; encoded by the coding sequence ATGACATATACATTGAACGCTTCGAACGCGTCCTCCTCCAGCAAATCGAAATCCCGCGCTGCCGCTCCGCGCTATGGAGTGATTCGCTTCAGCCAGGAAGTTTTGCTGTTGATCGGCCTGCTGGCACTGGTGTTCTGGCTCATGGCCATGTTCACCTACTCGCCGCAAGACGCCGCCTGGTCCACCTCGGGTGCCGGGCAGAGGCCGTTTGTGCATAACTGGATGGGCCGTGTGGGTGCCTGGCTGGCCGATGCCTGCTACTTCGGCTTCGGCATGTCCATCTGGTGGCTGGTGCTGGCCGCCGTGCAGACCTGGGTGACATCGCTGGTGCGCTGGATGCGCGGCGGGGTGAACAAGGACGGCAGTCCTCTGGCGCTGATGCCGCTGTGGCGTCGCCGATTTCTGTTCTGGGGAGGTCTGGCCATTCTGATGATTGCCAGCTGCGCGCTGGAATGGACGCGTCTGTACCGTTTCGAGAACCTGCTGCCCGGCCCTGCCGGTGGCGTGTTTGGTTACATGATGGGCTTCAATGCCCTCAAATGGCTGGGCTTTGCGGGCTCGGGCCTGATCGGCATCTGCCTGTTCGTGCTGGGCGCTGCCATGGTGTTCGGCTTTTCCTGGGGCACGCTGGCCGAAGGCCTGGGCGCGCGCCTGGACGGCATGGTGCAGTTTGGCCGTGAGCGTCGTGAAATTGCCAAGGATGTCTCTGTCGGCAAGAGAGCGGCCCGCGAACGCGAGGAAGTGGTGTTTGACCGCACCGACGGTGCGATCGCTGCACCGGCGCATCAGCCTGTGCAGATCATCGAGCCCGTGCTGCAGGAGACCAGCCAGCCCAGCGCCCGGGTGGTGAAGGAGCGCCAGAAGCCGCTGTTCACCGATCATCCGGACAGCAAGCTGCCTCAGGTGGACCTGCTGGATCAGGCCCAGCAGCGCCAGGAGCTGGTGTCTGCCGAGACGCTGGAGATGACCAGCCGGCTGATTGAAAAGCGCCTCAAGGACTTTGGCGTGGACGTGCGTGTGGTGGCGGCCATGCCCGGCCCTGTTATCACACGCTACGAGATCGAGCCTGCCACGGGCGTCAAGGGCTCGCAGATCGTCAATCTGGCCAAGGACCTGGCGCGTTCGCTGTCTCTGGTGTCGATTCGTGTGATCGAGACCATTCCCGGCAAGAACTATATGGCGCTGGAGCTGCCCAACGCCAAGCGCCAGTCGATTCGTTTGTCCGAGGTGCTGGGCTCGCAGGTCTACCACGATGCCAAGAGCCTGCTGACCATGGGACTGGGCAAGGATATCGTGGGCAACCCCGTGGTCGCCGATCTTGCCAAGATGCCCCACGTGCTGGTGGCCGGCACGACCGGCTCGGGCAAGTCCGTGGGTATCAACGCCATGATTCTGTCTCTGCTCTACAAGGCAGAGGCGCGCGATGTGCGCCTGCTCATGATCGACCCCAAGATGCTGGAAATGTCGGTCTATGAAGGCATTCCCCATCTGCTGTGCCCGGTGGTCACCGACATGAAGCAGGCGGCCAACGGCCTGAACTGGTGCGTGGCCGAGATGGAGCGCCGCTACAAGCTCATGAGCAAGCTCGGCGTGCGCAATCTGGCCGGCTACAACAGCAAGATCGACGAGGCCAAGGCGCGCGAGGAGTCGATTCCCAACCCCTTCAGCCTGACGCCCGAGGAGCCCGAGCCGCTGCAGCGCCTGCCGCACATCGTCATCGTGATCGACGAGCTGGCCGATCTGATGATGGTGGTGGGCAAGAAGATCGAAGAGCTCATCGCCCGTCTCGCACAAAAGGCGCGTGCCGCCGGCATTCATCTGATTCTTGCGACCCAGCGCCCCAGCGTGGACGTTATCACCGGCCTGATCAAGGCCAATATCCCGACCCGTATTGCCTTCCAGGTCTCCAGCAAGATCGACAGCCGCACCGTGCTGGACCAGATGGGAGCCGAAACCCTGCTGGGCATGGGCGACATGCTGTACATGGCCAGCGGCACCGGTCTGCCGATCCGCGTGCATGGTGCTTTTGTCTCCGACGACGAGGTGCACCGTGTGGTCAGCTATCTCAAGGAACAGGGCGATCCCGACTACATCGAAGGCATCCTGGAGGGCGGCGCTGTCGACGGCGAGGGCGGCGATGAGGATGGCGAAGGTGGGGGCGAAAAGGACGAGCTCTACGATCAGGCCGTCGAAATCGTGCTGAAAGACCGCAAGGCCAGCATTTCCTATGTTCAGCGCAAACTGCGCATCGGCTACAACCGCTCGGCCAATCTGCTCGAGCAGATGGAAAAGGCCGGCCTGGTCAGCTCGCTCACCTCCAGTGGGCAGCGCGATGTTCTAGTTCCGGCTCGCAGCGAGTGA
- the rpmB gene encoding 50S ribosomal protein L28 produces MARVCEVTGKKPMVGNNVSHANNKTKRRFLPNLQYRRFWVESENRWVRLRVSSAALRLIDKNGIDSVLADMRARGQA; encoded by the coding sequence ATGGCACGCGTATGTGAAGTTACGGGCAAGAAGCCCATGGTGGGCAACAATGTTTCCCACGCCAACAACAAGACCAAGCGTCGTTTCCTCCCCAACCTGCAATACCGCCGCTTCTGGGTGGAGAGCGAAAACCGTTGGGTGCGCCTGCGCGTTTCCAGCGCTGCTCTGCGCCTGATCGACAAGAACGGTATCGACTCCGTGCTCGCAGACATGCGCGCTCGTGGCCAAGCTTAA
- a CDS encoding DesA family fatty acid desaturase: protein MSLDIGLIWNAVVDWMANGLWDLSWWQLLLYTLITTHFTIAGVTIYLHRSQAHRALDLGPIPSHFFRFWLWLGTGMVTKEWVAIHRKHHAKCETADDPHSPQTRGLGKVMREGAELYRAEAQNEETLRKYGHGTPDDWMERNIYRHSVMGPSLMLILNVALFGVIGLSIWAVQMVWIPFWAAGVVNGVGHFWGYRNYEATDASTNLLPWGLIIGGEELHNNHHTFPTSAKFSVKPYEFDIGWFYISLMQKLGWAKVKKTPPRLRMGAVKPVADELTLEAIIANRYEVMARYARGVRTAVQQELDLLKHKQAQKSDVSLLKGVQRWLHRDADKVPERAQGQLAQARAAHPVIDQMLVMREELRQLWLNTSLSREQLTGQLQAWCQRAEASGIAALKDFSVKLRAAHV, encoded by the coding sequence ATGTCGCTGGATATCGGCTTGATCTGGAATGCCGTCGTGGATTGGATGGCCAATGGCCTGTGGGATCTGTCGTGGTGGCAGCTGCTGCTCTACACCCTGATCACCACCCACTTCACGATTGCGGGCGTCACGATCTATCTGCACCGCAGCCAGGCGCATCGGGCGCTGGATCTGGGGCCTATTCCCTCGCATTTCTTCCGCTTCTGGCTCTGGCTGGGCACGGGCATGGTGACCAAGGAATGGGTTGCCATCCACCGCAAGCACCACGCCAAATGCGAGACCGCAGATGACCCGCACAGTCCGCAGACGCGCGGCCTGGGCAAGGTGATGCGCGAAGGTGCCGAGCTCTACCGCGCCGAGGCCCAGAACGAGGAAACGCTCAGGAAATACGGTCACGGCACACCCGACGACTGGATGGAGCGCAACATCTACCGCCATTCGGTGATGGGCCCCTCGCTGATGCTCATCCTCAATGTGGCGCTGTTCGGCGTGATCGGCCTGTCGATCTGGGCCGTGCAGATGGTCTGGATTCCGTTCTGGGCTGCGGGCGTGGTCAACGGCGTGGGGCATTTCTGGGGCTATCGCAACTACGAAGCGACGGATGCCTCCACCAATCTGCTGCCCTGGGGCCTCATCATTGGCGGCGAAGAGCTGCACAACAACCACCATACCTTCCCCACTTCGGCCAAGTTCTCCGTCAAGCCCTACGAGTTCGATATCGGCTGGTTCTACATCAGCCTCATGCAGAAGCTGGGTTGGGCCAAGGTCAAGAAGACCCCGCCGCGTCTGCGCATGGGCGCCGTCAAGCCTGTGGCCGACGAGCTGACGCTGGAAGCCATCATTGCCAATCGCTACGAGGTCATGGCCCGTTATGCGCGCGGCGTGCGCACGGCGGTTCAGCAGGAGCTGGATCTGCTCAAGCACAAGCAGGCGCAGAAGTCGGATGTTTCCCTGCTCAAGGGCGTGCAGCGCTGGCTGCACCGCGATGCCGACAAGGTGCCCGAGCGTGCCCAGGGGCAGTTGGCGCAGGCGCGTGCTGCGCACCCGGTGATCGACCAGATGCTGGTCATGCGCGAAGAGCTGCGTCAGCTGTGGCTCAACACCAGCCTGAGCCGCGAGCAGCTGACCGGCCAGTTGCAGGCCTGGTGCCAGCGCGCCGAGGCCAGCGGCATTGCGGCACTCAAGGATTTCTCCGTCAAGCTGCGCGCTGCCCACGTCTGA
- a CDS encoding branched-chain amino acid ABC transporter permease — protein MDILLQQIINGLVLGSMYALIALGYTMVYGIIQLINFAHGEVLMVGALTSWSCIGLMQEAMPYLPGWLMLLVAAIIACVVAASLNLVIEKVAYRPLRNSPRLAPLITAIGVSILLQTLAMIIWKPNYKAYPTLLSSTPYEIGTAVITPTQILVLVVTAIALATLMYLVNYTRLGRAMRATAENPRVAALMGVKPDMVISATFIIGAVLAAIAGIMYASNYGTAHHTMGFLPGLKAFTAAVFGGIGNLAGAVVGGLLLGLIESIGSGYIGDLTGGVLGSQYTDIFAFIVLIIILTLRPSGLLGERVADRA, from the coding sequence ATGGATATCTTGCTGCAGCAGATCATCAATGGTCTGGTGTTAGGCAGTATGTACGCCTTGATAGCCCTGGGCTACACCATGGTGTACGGCATCATTCAGCTGATCAACTTCGCGCACGGCGAGGTGCTGATGGTGGGGGCTTTGACCAGCTGGAGCTGCATCGGCCTGATGCAGGAGGCCATGCCTTATCTGCCGGGCTGGCTCATGCTTTTGGTTGCCGCCATCATCGCCTGCGTGGTGGCCGCGTCGCTGAACCTCGTGATCGAGAAGGTCGCCTACCGGCCGCTGCGCAACAGCCCGCGACTGGCCCCGCTGATCACGGCCATCGGTGTCTCCATCCTGCTGCAGACCCTGGCCATGATCATCTGGAAGCCCAATTACAAGGCTTATCCCACGTTGCTGTCGTCCACGCCCTATGAGATCGGCACGGCGGTGATCACACCCACGCAGATTCTGGTGCTGGTGGTCACGGCGATTGCGCTGGCCACGCTGATGTATCTGGTCAACTACACCAGGCTGGGGCGCGCCATGCGGGCCACGGCCGAGAACCCGCGCGTGGCAGCGCTGATGGGCGTCAAGCCCGATATGGTGATTTCCGCCACCTTCATCATCGGTGCCGTGCTTGCGGCGATTGCCGGCATCATGTACGCCTCCAACTACGGCACGGCTCATCACACCATGGGCTTTCTGCCGGGTCTCAAGGCCTTTACGGCGGCCGTGTTCGGCGGCATCGGCAATCTGGCCGGGGCCGTGGTGGGGGGGCTGCTGCTGGGGCTGATCGAGTCCATCGGCTCGGGCTATATCGGTGACCTGACGGGGGGCGTGCTGGGCAGCCAGTACACCGACATCTTTGCCTTCATCGTGCTCATCATCATCCTGACGCTGCGCCCTTCGGGCCTGCTGGGTGAGCGTGTGGCGGATCGTGCCTGA